One Microcebus murinus isolate Inina chromosome 7, M.murinus_Inina_mat1.0, whole genome shotgun sequence genomic region harbors:
- the LOC105855919 gene encoding small ribosomal subunit protein eS6-like, which yields MKLNISFPATGCQKLIEVDDERKFRTFYEKRMATEVAAVALGEIWKGYVVRISGRNDKQGFPMRQGVLTHGRVRLLLSKGHSCYRPRRTGERKRKSVPGCIVDANLSVLNLVIVKKGEKNIPGLTDTTVPHRLGPKRASRIHKLFNLSKEDDVRQEVVRKPLNKEGKKPRTKAPKIQRLVTPCVLQHKCQRIALKKQRTKKNKEEAAEYAKLLAKRMKEAKEKRQEQIAKRRRLSSLRASTSKSESSQK from the coding sequence ATGAAGCTGAATATCTCCTTCCCAGCCACTGGCTGCCAGAAACTCATTGAAGTGGACGATGAACGCAAATTTCGTACTTTCTATGAGAAGCGTATGGCCACGGAAGTTGCTGCCGTCGCTCTGGGTGAAATATGGAAGGGTTATGTGGTCCGAATCAGTGGTAGGAACGACAAGCAAGGTTTCCCCATGAGGCAGGGTGTCTTGACCCATGGCCGTGTTCGCCTGCTACTGAGTAAGGGGCATTCCTGTTACAGACCAAggagaactggagaaagaaagcGCAAATCTGTTCCTGGTTGTATTGTGGATGCCAACCTGAGTGTTCTCAATTTGGTTATtgtaaaaaaaggagagaagaatatCCCTGGACTGACTGATACTACAGTACCTCATCGTCTAGGGCCCAAAAGAGCTAGCAGAATCCACAAACTCTTCAATCTGTCTAAAGAAGATGATGTTCGCCAGGAGGTTGTGAGGAAGCCCTTaaataaagaaggtaagaaaCCTAGAACCAAAGCACCCAAGATTCAGCGACTTGTAACTCCATGTGTCCTGCAACATAAATGCCAGCGTATTGCTCTGAAGAAACAGCgtactaagaaaaataaggaagaggctgcagaataTGCTAAACTTTTGGCTAAGAGAATGAAGGAGGCCAAAGAAAAGCGCCAGGAACAGATTGCCAAGAGACGCAGGCTGTCCTCTCTGAGAGCATCTACTTCTAAGTCTGAGTCGagccaaaaataa